One genomic segment of Cystobacter fuscus DSM 2262 includes these proteins:
- a CDS encoding reverse transcriptase domain-containing protein: MEPREGMQRAVAMVLEAVYEQDFLPCSYGFRPGKSAHQALQRLWEVLTEMKGGWVLEVDIRKFFDTLDHGQLQQLIQRRVRDGVLLRLIGKWLKAGVLEEGNVTYPDEGTPQGGVISPVLANIYLHEVLDVWFEKEVKPRMKGRAELVRYADDFVICFEREEDARRVMEVLSKRMGKYGLTLHPEKTRLVEFRPPRPEDKGQGGPGSFDLLGFKHYWGKSRWGKWVVKRKTATSRLSRALKRVTQWCRLNRHRPIQEQHRCLAQKVRGHYSYYGITGNWAALTTFAREVESRWYKWLARRSQKELKPERFWRLLKLFPLPAPRVVHSVYRLAAKP, encoded by the coding sequence ATGGAACCGAGGGAGGGAATGCAGAGGGCGGTGGCCATGGTGCTGGAAGCGGTGTACGAGCAGGACTTCCTGCCCTGCTCATATGGCTTCCGGCCGGGAAAGAGCGCGCATCAAGCGCTCCAGCGCCTCTGGGAAGTGCTCACGGAGATGAAAGGTGGCTGGGTCCTTGAAGTGGACATCCGGAAGTTCTTCGACACTCTGGACCATGGCCAGCTCCAGCAACTCATCCAGCGCAGGGTGCGAGATGGGGTGCTCCTGCGCCTCATTGGCAAGTGGCTGAAGGCGGGGGTTCTAGAAGAGGGGAACGTGACATACCCCGATGAAGGGACACCGCAGGGTGGGGTCATCTCTCCCGTGCTGGCGAACATCTACCTGCACGAAGTGCTGGACGTGTGGTTCGAGAAGGAAGTCAAACCGCGCATGAAGGGACGCGCGGAACTCGTGCGCTACGCGGACGATTTCGTCATCTGCTTCGAGAGGGAGGAAGATGCTCGCCGCGTCATGGAGGTACTTTCCAAGAGGATGGGGAAGTACGGCCTGACGCTCCACCCGGAGAAGACCCGGCTGGTTGAATTCCGCCCACCGCGTCCGGAAGACAAGGGACAGGGTGGACCCGGGAGCTTCGACCTACTGGGTTTCAAGCACTACTGGGGCAAGTCCCGGTGGGGCAAATGGGTGGTGAAACGCAAGACAGCCACGAGCCGATTGAGTCGGGCGCTGAAGAGGGTGACACAATGGTGCCGCCTGAACCGGCACCGACCGATACAGGAGCAACACCGCTGCCTCGCGCAGAAGGTGAGAGGGCATTACAGCTACTACGGGATTACTGGGAACTGGGCTGCCCTCACTACCTTTGCACGGGAGGTGGAAAGCAGGTGGTACAAGTGGCTAGCGCGGCGCTCGCAGAAGGAGCTGAAGCCGGAGAGATTCTGGCGACTGCTCAAGTTGTTTCCGCTGCCTGCGCCGCGCGTCGTCCACAGCGTCTACCGACTCGCAGCGAAACCATGA